The sequence below is a genomic window from Glycine max cultivar Williams 82 chromosome 20, Glycine_max_v4.0, whole genome shotgun sequence.
TGAACTTTCTCCGAACACCATTAGTCAATTCTATCCAGTTATGAGTTTGACTATGTTCTAATCCATAAAAcggttaaaaaaaagtaaataaagatTAATCCAATTAATAgatatcaaatttatatattataaggaCGTGAGCTTTGAATAACACTACTGATGCAAGATTTTGTGGTTGATGATTTGTATGTATACTTATAAGTCTTCAATAAATCtcagatatattttgattttgatgaatttttaaGATTCAAGTGACGGTacaaatatgtataattttttgattaaattatatttttaatctcttatttatttaaaataattgatgataTTGTATTAGTtgatcaagaaataaaaatataatttatcaaattatacataattatttattagattcGTCGATAATATAGCAAATAACTGACGATCAAAATCACTACAACTAAATCATCATCCATTAACGCCATTAGCTGATAATAGAGAAActcacaaaacataaaaagttcACATAGTTCgaccaatcaaaattttgaCTAAGGAATAaatgcaaatttttaaaaaagtttagaaaacaaaaagataataaacaatgaaatataatttttccctagttttttatctattttttttaattttcatcttaaGTAAATAAAGTCTAAAAGAAATACGTAGCTATTAATTTTAACCTTTGtacttgaaatatttttaaacaaactcGATGGTGTTCCACTAGGTTAAAAGTCTAATGAAATAGCTGATTCAATCTGATTTTTTCTACTATTATGgcagtaaaaacaaaaaaccacaCTTTTtaacagattttttttacagctttaaagtttaaacagcTTCTAAATAAATGTTGAAATATTATGCATTTAAGACCTACAAAATATCTAATTcttattaaatagaaaattttagtCCAAAGGATCACAAAATGATAGTATTAAAGTTTGTGCTTTCCTATTTAATCAATTTGATAACTATTCTAATATAAATAGACAAAATTTGATAGTCCATCAAATTATCACATGTAATATAAGTAGATAAATAGTCCGTCAAATTGTCACATGtaatataaatagataaattttgatcatagtaacataaaaataataagtaaatcATTCTTTCACACTCTAATATTTTAacgtataataattttattgttatatgataaattttttatatttcttaataagAAATCAGCCTTTAAACTAAAGGGGTTAGGgtcataattatattaatgcCTGATCTAAACCTAAAAAAGACTATTGACTAATAAAAGACCTAACCTTAGGCTATAAAATACAAAATGGTTAGACAAGATTTAGATAGGGTTCGATACGATCCATCTACACCCCGTAGATATAAGATAGTCCAATCTACGTTAATTAAAGTAGGCAACAGGTAATAATAAATGCATAATTATAGGCATATtactatataaataaaataataatttggctGTGGGGGTACGAAACCAAGCAAGTACCAACAAATCCATGGATGCCTCGCCGCCGAACTCTgagaaaactaaaacaaaaataaaaaaataataaaaagagataGTAAAAAAGGTAGCAAGTAAGAAGCAAACACATGCTACCATAACACCATTTGTCCACCTCACCCATCATGTGATGCACTTTTTAGCCAAAGTTCAACCTTCCAATGaccatatattaattaattaattattagtatataaaaaattgcaaacaatATCATTGTACAATCACAGGAACACAGATAGATTGAGAAAGTGCACGCAATAGaaacatttgataatatttttctaatgggaaggagaagaaaaagggaAAGCCCAACCTTTTCCTTTCACTATGAAAAGGACATGGCCCCACTTGCATTATATTTTTTCCCCCTTTTGTTTGCACTTTTTATCACCTTTGTTTATGTCACATTACCTACACACACCATTTGcattattcttctcttcttttcttttcatatctgATCTACATTTATCTatattctcttctcttctctctcaacCTTCTCAACAGTCTTATTAGCAGAGAGCACAAGAGAGGACAgggaaaacagaaaaaaaaagtaagagagagaaagagaaatctGGGTGATTTCTGTTGTTCTCTTGAAAGAGTTCAGCTGCTTCTACTATTTCTACTTCTAGGGCTTTCTTTGTTTTGCTTTGCTTAAAagttttgcataaaaataaataaatatttttctttttcttcttcttctgaaaaagcAAATCCCTTTTGCTTACCGATCTTGTTCTCATTGTCTTCCTTGCCGTGAGGTAATTTTCTTGCCTCGTACTTTCTCATCTTCTTGTGAAAACCCATGGTTTtgttttctgtatttttttggttaatttttgtatttgtttttttaaagctTATGTTTTTCTGGGGGATTAAGGCAAAGAAAAGTTGAGAATTTTAAGAAACTGGTAATTATTCTGGTATGTTGGGattgaattagatttttttagatgtcttatttgctctctctctctctctctctctctctcttggttTTTGTTTATGTGGGTATATGATTCTGTGTTAGTTTAGTGGTGTTTCTGAATTTTTGGTTATTCAGCCATAACTTTTTGTTCTTTGAATTtgggtgttgttgttgttgttttgttgATGATGGAAATGCCCGTGTTTATTGATTAAATGAAATGGTAATTTTTCTATGTAAATTTCTTTTAGTATATGGATTATGtactaattttcaatttcaactcTGAAGTCCCTCTGGTATTTCTTCTTGTAATTATTATTAGGTGATGCTGtctcaattataatttttattcttattttgaaaGAATCACTTGCTATCATATATAATTTCGTGCTGAtgtggaaatatttttttgaatttgttagattttttttttgtagaatttattttccctttctatCTCTTGAAATCCTAAATATACATTAGATATGGAGGCATACATACATGCTTTCATTGCTTTgaactttttcttaatttgttggTGTTGCTTGCAAGTTTTCATAAGATTGGTCCCATAAATGTCTTGccattttagtttgtttttctCCCCTTTTAATCTCTTTATATCACTATGTATCTGTTCTcagtaaaatgttaattttttttttgtttctcggTAGCTGCTGAATTTACGGTATTAAAATCCTGTTTTCTTTGTCACATTGTCTGATGGCTTCTATGTTATATGGCAGAATTCGGCTTCTGCATCTTCAGATAAGAAGGGGGAACTTCTCTATTTTTTGCGGCATATCGTGGTTTGTAAAGACTGTTTCTAGGTGGAGATTCATTAATTGACACTAAGGTGCAAGAGAAAAGTGAGTCTAAAGATGGgttatatatgtgatttttgTGGAGACCAGAGATCCATGGTGTACTGCCGCTCTGACGCTGCATGCTTATGTTTGTCTTGTGATCGGAATGTTCATTCTGCTAATGCCCTTTCTAAGCGTCATTCACGCACCCTTTTATGCGAGAGATGCAATTCACAACCTGCCTTTGTAAGGTGTGTTGAAGAGAAGATTTCACTTTGTCAGAATTGCGACTGGTTGGGTCATGGCACCTCTACATCTTCTTCAACACATAAGAGACAAGCAATCAATTGCTACTCTGGCTGCCCTTCAGCGGCAGAACTGTCTTCGATATGGTCATTTGTGTTAGAAATCGCTGCCATAAGTGAGTCTACATGTGAGCAAGAACTAGGCTTAATGAGTATTAATGAGAACAAGTGTGTTGGTGTTCCTCCGGAAGACCAGAATGTGTCTGGTTCAGATGAAGTTACCGATCTACCTGCTTTGAACAAGTCTTTGGTTGGTGCATCTTTGATGCCTGAATCAAGCTCCGAACCTTGTATTCTGGACCAGCCAGCTGGACCTACCAATGAATGTCTGCCAAAGGTATAGTTGGATGTCATAATCACTGTCATCAAGAATAACATCACCGACACTAGGTGTAATGGACTTTCTAACAACTGCATAGGAATGAAATTATAAGTTTGCTAGGGATGAGTGCTTTGCCTCAATTTGTTTGATGGCTTTAAAACTTTGTTTCCATATAGAAGCCTCAGAGTAATGGCAAAATTATTCACTGAATCATATAATTCTTTTGGTTCAATTCTCAAGTTCTGTGGTTGTTTCATTTTCTATATGCTGGATTTAAAGCTACTTGCTTTGGTTACTTTATTGTTTCTTGGTTTAAGGTATGTTTTGGTTTTGCAAAAATAATAGTTTTCCTTATTTATTGGTAGCTTGAACTGAGAACAGAAGCGGGCATATTTATGTGAATTTTCCAACGTTTGTCTTTTTTACTGaaatgatttaacaaaattttaatgttcTACATTAAAATTCTCATAATTTCATCATATTATTTACATTGCTAATTGCTAATATCTCATTTTCAATCTGCAGTTATACTGTCCTGCTACAAAATGCCCTGCCTTATCTGAAGATGATAATCTGTATGATGATTTCAACATGGATGAAGTGGATCTAGATCTTGAGAACTATGAAGAACTTTTTGGTATGGCCCTCAGTCATTCTGAGGAGCTTTTTGAAAATGGTGGAATTGATAGCTTGTTTGGGACAAAAGGCATGTCTGCTGGAGATTCCAATTGTCAGGAAGCTATTGCTGCTGAGGTGCTAAACTCTAGCTATCTTTTGTCTGTGATAATCATGGCTTTTTTTACTAATGGAGCATCACATGTTATGTTCTGTATACTTCATAGATGATGTTCTTGTGTATTCACAAATGTGCATTTGTTTTCTCCTTGATAATCTGGTTTTTCTgaatattttaactattatcATAGATATTTAGAAATAGGGCCTACGCTCAGCTTCAGTCTCAACTGGGATTTTGAGGCAAGTTGCATTATAAGTGTGCTCCATTGTGATTTTAACTAGCTCCGCACTATTAGATCAATAATTTATGGGCGTGTTtgattctatttttgtttttatgttctTTAAAATTCTACTGCACTCTCTCAAGTTAGTAGTTAGCACACTGTCAGTTTGTAAAGGTAGTTATTGACAGCTGTCATATCTAACTAAGTGTTTCCTAACTAACTGTATTGCAACTAACTTCACAACTCTATAAACAGAGTGTTGTAACTCAGGATTCAATTACCTCAATAATATTTTCTCATTCCTTTtatcttccttcttttctcctttttctatGATCTGAAGAGAGTTCTTATATGATCTATTAGTTTTCTAATATGGTATCTAGAGCTTGGTGAGATCTTCAATGGCTGCAAACAGCACCATGCTCCTTTCCACATCTTCTTTTTCCAATTCCATATCACATAAACTTGATGATTCAAGCTTTCTTCTATGGCGTCAACAAGTTGAGCCTGTTATCAAATCACACAAACTTCAACGATTCGTTGCTAATCCTCAGATTCCGCTTTAATTTCTCTCTGAGGAAGATCGTGAAGTTGGATGTGAAAATCCAGCTTACGAAGCATGGGAACAACAAGATCAGGCTTTATTAACCTGGCTTCAATCCACTCTTTCTACACCAATTCTTTCTCATGTAATGATGTAATCAG
It includes:
- the LOC100796748 gene encoding zinc finger protein CONSTANS-LIKE 9 yields the protein MGYICDFCGDQRSMVYCRSDAACLCLSCDRNVHSANALSKRHSRTLLCERCNSQPAFVRCVEEKISLCQNCDWLGHGTSTSSSTHKRQAINCYSGCPSAAELSSIWSFVLEIAAISESTCEQELGLMSINENKCVGVPPEDQNVSGSDEVTDLPALNKSLVGASLMPESSSEPCILDQPAGPTNECLPKLYCPATKCPALSEDDNLYDDFNMDEVDLDLENYEELFGMALSHSEELFENGGIDSLFGTKGMSAGDSNCQEAIAAEGSSVGQVNAMQPACSNAASADSILSTKTEPILCFTGRQTQSNLSFSGVTGESSAGDYQDCGASSMLLMGEPPWFAPCPENSLQSANRSNAVMRYKEKKKTRMFDKKVRYASRKARADVRRRVKGRFVKAGDVYDYDPLSTTRSC